The genomic DNA GCTTGCACACCGCGCACCCTTTGCCGCCGCACACGAAGCACTCCACATCCATCTCGGCGCTCGGCTCGGTGAACGGAAAGTGATCGGCCCGGAAGCGCGTGCGCACATTCTGGCCGAACATGCGGCGGGCGAAGTCGGTGAGCGTGCCTTTGAGGTCCGTCATGCGAATACCTTTACCGACGGCCAGCCCTTCGATCTGGTTGAATTGAATCTCCGAGCGGGCCGTGATCTGTTCGTAGCGATAGCACATGCCAGGCAGGATCACCCGGATCGGATCAGGATGAAACTCGCGCATGGCCCGAATCTGGCCGGGCGAGGTGTGCGTCCGCAAAAGTACGCCGGGCGTCGTTGTATAGAAAGTGTCCCACATGTCGCGCGCCGGGTGGTGCTGAGGGATGTTGAGCAGTTCAAAGTTGAACTCGTCAGACTCCACGTCACGAGAGCGATAGATTTGGAAGCCCATGTCGGCCCAGATGGCGTAAATCTGGCGCAGGTTTTGGGTGGCAAGGTGAAGCCGCCCCCGGCGAACCGGCCTCCCCGGCAGAGTCACGTCCAGCGCTTCGGCCTTGAGCGAGCGGGCCAATTCAGCCGCCTTGACGGTGGCTTCCTTTTCTTCAAACGCCGCTTCGAGAGCGCGTTTGATCTCATTGGCCCGCTTACCGACAACGGGCCGCTCTTCCTTCGACATCTTGCCCAATTCACTCAGCGCCGTCATCAGCAGACTCTTCTTGCCCAGCGTCTCGCTCTTCCACGCGGCCAGCCCGGCAGAGTCGGCTAACCCGGCGAGGCGGGCCAGGGCTTCTTTCTCAAATT from Chloroflexota bacterium includes the following:
- the pheS gene encoding phenylalanine--tRNA ligase subunit alpha; the protein is MIDQLNQFEKEALARLAGLADSAGLAAWKSETLGKKSLLMTALSELGKMSKEERPVVGKRANEIKRALEAAFEEKEATVKAAELARSLKAEALDVTLPGRPVRRGRLHLATQNLRQIYAIWADMGFQIYRSRDVESDEFNFELLNIPQHHPARDMWDTFYTTTPGVLLRTHTSPGQIRAMREFHPDPIRVILPGMCYRYEQITARSEIQFNQIEGLAVGKGIRMTDLKGTLTDFARRMFGQNVRTRFRADHFPFTEPSAEMDVECFVCGGKGCAVCKQSGWLEILGCGMVHPTVLQNGGYDPRVYSGFAFGMGPERIAMLKYKIEDIRYFWGNDLRFLEQF